One Vitis riparia cultivar Riparia Gloire de Montpellier isolate 1030 chromosome 4, EGFV_Vit.rip_1.0, whole genome shotgun sequence genomic window carries:
- the LOC117913473 gene encoding GEM-like protein 4, whose product MKNQLQEHIIGIPVSCQYDKPSPPNGPGAIIPKKMNSMNYRMNNNSKKADNFVDGVREHVKLGLKFSETVKGKLSLGARILQIGGVKRVFRKNFGVREGEKLLKVSQCYLSTTAGPIAGLLFISTQRVAFCSERSIKFSSPNGELVRIHYKVSIPLRKIKRVNQSENVKKPSQKYMEIVTVDNFDFWFMGFLNYQKAFSYL is encoded by the exons ATGAAGAACCAGCTCCAAGAACACATTATTGGAATCCCAGTCAGCTGCCAATACGATAAGCCATCTCCTCCAAATGGCCCTGGGGCAATAATTCCAa aaaaaatgaattcaatgaATTATAGGATGAACAATAACAGCAAGAAGGCAGACAATTTTGTGGATGGAGTCCGAGAGCATG TGAAATTAGGGCTTAAGTTCTCTGAAACCGTGAAGGGAAAGTTGAGCTTGGGGGCTAGGATTCTTCAAATTGGGGGAGTGAAAAGAGTTTTTAGGAAAAATTTTGGTGTTAGAGAAGGAGAAAAGCTATTGAAGGTTTCCCAATGCTATTTATCGACAACAGCAGGCCCTATAGCTGGCCTCCTCTTTATCTCTACTCAAAGAGTTGCCTTTTGTAGTGAAAGATCAATCAAATTTTCTTCTCCAAATGGTGAATTAGTTAGAATCCATTACAAG GTCTCTATCCCACTAAGAAAGATAAAGAGGGTCAATCAAAGCGAGAATGTGAAAAAACCTTCTCAAAAGTACATGGAAATTGTTACTGTGGATAACTTTGACTTCTGGTTTATGGGATTCTTGAATTACCAGAAAGCTTTCAGCTATCTTTGA
- the LOC117913447 gene encoding zinc finger CCCH domain-containing protein 48-like — protein sequence MDIKPSRLVGDKNERGRRHVNNMVCSYWLRGRCNRNPCRFLHQELPQNTHYQISNQFRKNCWQRNPNSDSKSASSLTSLDRSSGSTTPKCSSASNQSHRNNRERTLYSDQKGEWDSTNLRCSSSPTRAGSSSGNGITQKVIGERVCKYWLHGNCVEADKCQYLHSWFEGHGVFKLAELNGHIKAISGIVLPSGSDKLYTASGDGYIRVWDCHTGHCDGAVNLGGEIGSLISAGPWVFAGIKNVVKAWNIEYCADLSLDGPVGQIYAMVVDHDMLFAGAENGTIYAWKPNKEINAFELATTLGGHDCAVVSLTVGGGRLYSGSMDNTIRVWDLNTLQCIHTLKEHASVVMSLGCWGPYLISCSLDQTFKVWFATEAGNLEVTYTHNEEHGVLALFGMIDSEGKPILLCSCNDNSVRLYELPSFTERARIFAKEEVRAIQIGPGGLFFTGDGTGQVDIWKWQEEPTSLAS from the exons ATGGACATCAAGCCATCAAGATTGGTTGGAGACAAAAATGAAAGGGGAAGAAGACATGTGAACAACATGGTTTGTTCCTATTGGCTCCGTGGGAGGTGCAACAGAAACCCTTGTAGGTTCCTGCACCAAGAATTGCCCCAAAACACCCACTATCAAATTTCAAATCAGTTCCGCAAAAACTGCTGGCAGAGGAATCCCAACTCTGATTCGAAGAGTGCATCAAGTTTAACGAGTCTGGATAGGTCATCAGGTTCAACGACTCCGAAGTGTTCATCAGCTTCAAATCAATCCCATAGAAACAACAGGGAGAGGACTCTCTATTCTGACCAGAAGGGTGAATGGGACTCAACTAATCTAAGGTGTTCATCAAGTCCAACAAGAGCAGGAAGTAGCTCTGGAAATGGAATTACACAGAAAGTAATTGGAGAAAGGGTCTGCAAGTACTGGCTACATGGAAATTGTGTGGAGGCAGATAAGTGCCAGTATCTCCATTCATGGTTTGAGGGCCATGGGGTTTTCAAGTTGGCAGAGCTTAATGGGCACATCAAG gCCATCTCAGGAATTGTGCTTCCTTCTGGTTCAGACAAGCTCTATACTGCCAGTGGAGATGGGTATATACGGGTTTGGGACTGCCATACTGGTCACTGTGATGGTGCAGTCAACCTTGGAGGGGAAATTGGGTCTTTAATCAGTGCGGGCCCATGGGTATTTGCTGGGATAAAAAATGTTGTTAAA GCATGGAATATTGAGTATTGTGCTGATCTCTCTCTGGATGGACCAGTTGGGCAAATTTATGCTATGGTGGTGGATCATGATATGCTCTTCGCAGGGGCAGAG AATGGCACTATATATGCATGGAAACccaataaggaaatcaatgcTTTTGAGCTGGCTACAACATTGGGAGGCCACGATTGTGCTGTGGTTTCGCTCACAGTTGGTGGTGGGAGGCTATATTCTGGTTCCATGGACAATACAATAAGA GTGTGGGATCTTAATACATTACAGTGCATTCATACTCTGAAGGAGCATGCATCAGTTGTGATGTCTCTTGGTTGTTGGGGTCCCTATTTGATATCATGTTCATTGGACCAAACATTTAAG GTTTGGTTTGCTACTGAAGCTGGCAACTTGGAAGTGACCTATACACATAATGAAGAACAT GGTGTGCTTGCACTTTTCGGTATGATCGATTCAGAAGGAAAACCAATATTGTTGTGCTCTTGCAATGACAATTCTGTTCGGCTATATGAATTACCATC ATTCACCGAGAGGGCCAGGATTTTTGCAAAGGAAGAAGTCCGAGCGATTCAAATAGGTCCTGGGGGACTCTTTTTCACTGGGGATGGAACTGGACAAGTTGATATTTGGAAATGGCAGGAGGAGCCAACTTCATTGGCATCCTGA
- the LOC117913283 gene encoding actin patches distal protein 1-like, whose translation MAEAVDNPSSISGESDEDFKYDFQREEMYKASIAGAVDAYDRHAFLHFKSSEDWLPRVEGSDSDLLPKLFFSSLKSRKNDIAVKTKFTICEGHDGTELSDGDVLIFPEMIKYKSLKDSDVDSFVDNVMVNGKPWVSGTQEGLTGSHIFECAHGSRDNRCGVCGPVLIQKLKEEIDLRGLGDQVFVTPYSHVGGPKYAGNLIIYSRNPEGKIMGHRYGYVSPNDVPELLVQHIGKGGDH comes from the coding sequence ATGGCCGAAGCTGTAGACAATCCCTCTTCCATCTCCGGCGAGTCTGATGAGGACTTCAAGTATGACTTCCAACGAGAGGAAATGTACAAAGCCTCCATCGCCGGCGCCGTCGATGCTTACGACCGCCACGCGTTTCTCCACTTCAAGAGCTCCGAGGATTGGCTTCCTCGCGTCGAGGGTTCTGACTCTGATCTGCTTCCGAAGCTTTTCTTCTCATCTCTCAAGTCTCGCAAGAATGACATTGCTGTCAAGACCAAGTTCACGATATGCGAGGGACACGACGGGACTGAGTTATCGGATGGTGATGTTCTGATTTTCCCGGAAATGATCAAATACAAGAGTTTGAAAGATTCAGATGTGGATAGTTTTGTCGATAATGTGATGGTGAATGGCAAACCCTGGGTTTCTGGAACGCAAGAGGGGTTGACTGGTTCCCACATATTTGAGTGTGCTCATGGTAGCCGGGATAACAGATGTGGTGTTTGTGGACCGGTACTCATTCAAAAGCTCAAAGAAGAGATCGACTTGCGAGGGCTGGGGGATCAAGTTTTTGTAACCCCTTATTCTCATGTTGGGGGCCCCAAATATGCTGGAAACTTGATAATCTACAGTCGAAATCCAGAGGGAAAGATTATGGGCCATCGATATGGTTATGTGAGTCCAAATGATGTTCCTGAATTGCTTGTTCAGCACATTGGGAAGGGGGGAGATCATTGA
- the LOC117913118 gene encoding GEM-like protein 4, producing the protein MMNRHEKNAYNFVQGIREHVRLGLKISETVKGKLSLGARILQLGGVKRVFKQIFGVGEGEKLLKASQCYLSTTAGPLAGLLFISTQRVAFCSERSIKFSSPNGELVRFHYKVSIPLRKVKRVDPSENVKNPSQKYMEIVTVDNFDFWFTGFLNYQKSFNCLQQALSQS; encoded by the exons atgatgaacAGACATGAGAAAAATGCCTATAATTTTGTACAGGGAATCAGAGAGCATG TGAGATTAGGGCTTAAGATCTCTGAAACTGTGAAGGGGAAGTTGAGCTTAGGGGCTAGAATTCTTCAACTAGGGGGAGTGAAGAGAGTTTTCAAGCAAATTTTTGGTGTTGGAGAAGGAGAGAAGCTATTGAAGGCTTCTCAATGCTATTTATCAACAACAGCAGGCCCTCTAGCTGGCCTCCTCTTTATCTCTACTCAAAGGGTTGCCTTTTGCAGTGAGAGATCAATCAAATTCTCTTCTCCAAATGGTGAATTGGTTAGATTCCATTACAAG GTCTCAATCCCACTGAGAAAGGTAAAGAGAGTAGACCCAAGTGAGAATGTGAAAAACCCATCTCAGAAGTACATGGAAATAGTCACTGTAGATAATTTTGACTTCTGGTTTACGGGGTTCTTGAATTACCAGAAATCTTTCAACTGTCTCCAACAGGCACTGTCTCAATCTTGA
- the LOC117913441 gene encoding GEM-like protein 4 isoform X2, protein MKNMMNQHGKKGDNIVHGIREHVRLAPRIFETVKGKLSLGARILQQGGMKRIFKQLFGVTEGENLLKASQCYLSTTAGPIAGLLFLSTQRVAFGSERSIKFSSPNSELVRIYYKVSIPLRKIKRVDQSENMKNPSQKYMGVVTADDFEFWFMGFLNYQKAFNCLQKALMSQS, encoded by the exons ATGAAGAATATGATGAACCAACATGGGAAAAAGGGTGATAACATTGTGCATGGAATCAGAGAACATG TAAGATTGGCACCTAGGATCTTTGAAACTGTGAAGGGAAAGCTGAGCTTGGGGGCAAGGATTCTTCAACAAGGAGGCATGAAGAGAATTTTTAAGCAACTTTTTGGGGTTACGGAAGGAGAGAATCTGTTGAAGGCTTCTCAATGCTATTTATCAACAACAGCAGGCCCCATAGCAGgcctcctctttctctctacTCAGAGGGTTGCCTTTGGCAGTGAGAGATCCATCAAATTCTCTTCTCCAAATAGTGAATTGGTTAGAATCTATTACAAG gtTTCAATCCCACTGAGAAAGATAAAGAGAGTAGACCAAAGTGAGAATATGAAAAATCCATCTCAGAAGTACATGGGAGTAGTCACTGCTGATGATTTTGAGTTCTGGTTTATGGGGTTCTTGAATTATCAGAAAGCTTTCAACTGTCTCCAAAAGGCATTAATGTCTCAATCTTGA
- the LOC117913441 gene encoding GEM-like protein 4 isoform X1, translating to MKNQVAGQVIGIPISFPNENPSSSNPSLPLNHNEVDRMKNMMNQHGKKGDNIVHGIREHVRLAPRIFETVKGKLSLGARILQQGGMKRIFKQLFGVTEGENLLKASQCYLSTTAGPIAGLLFLSTQRVAFGSERSIKFSSPNSELVRIYYKVSIPLRKIKRVDQSENMKNPSQKYMGVVTADDFEFWFMGFLNYQKAFNCLQKALMSQS from the exons ATGAAGAACCAAGTTGCTGGACAGGTCATTGGAATCCCAATCAGCTTCCCAAATGAGAATCCCTCTTCTTCAAATCCATCTCTGCCATTAAATCATA ATGAAGTGGATAGGATGAAGAATATGATGAACCAACATGGGAAAAAGGGTGATAACATTGTGCATGGAATCAGAGAACATG TAAGATTGGCACCTAGGATCTTTGAAACTGTGAAGGGAAAGCTGAGCTTGGGGGCAAGGATTCTTCAACAAGGAGGCATGAAGAGAATTTTTAAGCAACTTTTTGGGGTTACGGAAGGAGAGAATCTGTTGAAGGCTTCTCAATGCTATTTATCAACAACAGCAGGCCCCATAGCAGgcctcctctttctctctacTCAGAGGGTTGCCTTTGGCAGTGAGAGATCCATCAAATTCTCTTCTCCAAATAGTGAATTGGTTAGAATCTATTACAAG gtTTCAATCCCACTGAGAAAGATAAAGAGAGTAGACCAAAGTGAGAATATGAAAAATCCATCTCAGAAGTACATGGGAGTAGTCACTGCTGATGATTTTGAGTTCTGGTTTATGGGGTTCTTGAATTATCAGAAAGCTTTCAACTGTCTCCAAAAGGCATTAATGTCTCAATCTTGA